TTCGGCTCTAGTGCCAGTCCCGGCTCAGGCTTGGGCCTGAGCCTGAGCCTGAGCCTGAGCCTGAGCTTGGCTCGGCTCGGCTCGGCTCGGAGAAAGCTAGGCTGGACCGGGCCAAGCTTGGTCCCGCTCCAGCCTAGCCTTTGCACTGCCCAGCGGACTCGGGGCAAGGTGTACCGAAAAATTCTAGTGCAGCCGGTGTGGCTTTATCCCACTCCTGGCCGAACCCCAGCCCAGCCCAACCCAACCCAACCCAACCCAACCGAACCCAGCCCAGCCCAGCCCAGCCCAGCCCTGCCCTGCTCCAGTTCGAGTGTTGGTTTCGAATTCGGCTCTAGTTCCAGTCCCGGTTCCGGCTTCGGTTCCGGCTATGGCTCCGCCCCGAATCGTCACCATCACTGCATCGAGCCTGACCTATCCGCAGGCACTATCGCGTCCCAGGGTTTCGACTCGGCGTGCCGATCACTGCCTGCCCTGACCGGTATTGCCGACCCAGGCGGTTGCCCATGCTCTGCACCCTCGGCTGGCGTATGCTGCCGAACTCGTGATGGTTTGGAGTGGTCATGTCTGCGCGTCTGTTTCCCCCGTTGAAGCCTTGGTACCAAAGCCATGTTGAAGTGGGCGATGGTCATCGTCTGTATGTGGAGCAGAGCGGCTGTGAGGACGGTTGGCCGGTAGTGGTGGTGCATGGCGGTCCCGGCGGCGGTTGCGCGCCGTCGATGCGTCAGTATTTCGACCCCAGTCGCTGGCGCATCATCCTGTTCGATCAGCGCGGTGCCGGTTTGTCGACGCCGATGGGCGGCTTGGAGCACAACCACACCGATGCCTTGGTGTCCGATATGGAGTGCCTGCGCCAGCAGCTCGGCATTGAACGCTGGACGCTGTTTGGCGGCTCCTGGGGGGTGACACTGTCGCTGCGTTACGCCCAGTGCCATCCGGAGCGGGTGGCAGCGCTGGTGCTGCGCGGCGTGTTCCTGTGCCGGCCGCAGGACTTAGACTGGCTGTACGGCGGTGGTGCTGGCCGGCTGCAGCCGGAGGCGTGGCAGGCGTTCAACGCCCCGATCCCGCCGGCGCAGCGGGACGACTTGGTGGCGGCTTATCTGCAGCGGCTGACTGACCCCGAGGTGCCGGAAGCGGAGCAGCTGTTGCTGGCACAAGCCTGGGCTGCTTGGGAGGCGACCTGCGCCACACTGCTGCCGTCGACGGAGGTAAGCGAGGGCTTCCAGCAGCGCGCGTTGGCGTTAGCACGGCTGGAGGCGCACTACTTCCGCCATGGCGGCTTCTTGCCGGCGGACGGCTTGTTGGCCGGCTGCGCGGCATTGCCGCAGTGGCCGGTGGAAATCGTCCATGGCCGTTACGATCTGGTGTGCCCGCTGGATCAGGCTTGGGCGCTGCATCAAGCGCTGCCGCACAGCCGTTTGACGGTGGTGGCCGATGGCGGCCACGCGTCCAGTGAGCCGGGTATTCAGCAGGCGTTGCTGGATGCGGTGGTGCGGGTCGGCGCGCAGCTGGAGTCTCTCCAATGAAGGTGGTGGTGCAGCGCGTCAGCGAGGCCGCGGTGCGGGTCGATGGCGAGGTGGTGGGCGCCATCGGCAGCGGCTTGCTGCTGCTGGTGGGCATTTGCCAGCACGACGACACCGCCGCGGTGACACGCATGGCGACCCGGATCCTCGGTTACCGGCTGTTCAGTGATGAACAGGGCAAGATGAACCTCGATGTGCGTCAGGCCGGTGGCCAAGTGCTGGCGGTGTCGCAATTCACGCTGTCGGCCGACACCGGGCGCGGGAGGCGGCCCAGCTTCACCCGCTGCGCCGCGCCGGCGTTGGCGCAGCCGCTTTACCAGCAGTTCATCGCGGCGTTGCAGCAGGGCGGCGTGGCGGTAGAGCGCGGCGTGTTTGGTGCTGACATGCAGGTGTCATTAGTGAATGACGGGCCGGTGACGTTCGTGCTGGAAAGCTGACCTAGCGCGGATCAACTGTGCAAATTGGTTAACATTTCTCAATGCTGAGAGCGAAAGCTTGTGCGGTCATAGCGCTCCACTATGATTGAGCCACCGCCCGCCAGACGCGCGGGGGGACCTCAACATTATAAAATCGCGAAGGAGTTCGACGATGAAACGTATTCTGCTGGCAACTGCTCTTCTGGGTGCATCCGTATCTGCTTCCGCTGTAGCGCCGGGCGGCCCGGGTTGTGGCTGGGGTAACATGCTGTTCGAAGGCAACAACGGCCTGCCGATGCACCTGCTGGCATCGCTGGTGAACGGCACCTCCGGTAACGCCACCTTCGGTATGACCACCGGTACCAACGGCTGTGACACCAGCGGCAACCTGACCTACTCCGGCAAGAGCCTGCTGGCGATGAACGGCGTGCTGGAAGAAGTCGCTCGCGACGTGGCCATGGGCGAAGGCGAAGCGCTGACCGCACTGTCCGTTGCCATGGGTGTTGAGGCGACCGACCGTGGCCACTTCAACGCTGTGCTGCACAACAACTTCGACTCCATCTTCACCAGCGAAAACGTAACTGCTGCGGAAGTGATGGCGAACATCGAATCCGTGCTCAAAGCGGATGACGCTCTGGCGAAATACTCCGCCTGATGCGCCGTGCCCTGCCGCGGCTGTGCGGCGGCAGGGCCACCTCTCCTTGCGGCATTGTCGCCGCCACCGCTGATTCCATTCCCATGTTGCGTGTTGTTCTAACCGCCCTGCTGGGCGCCCTGTTGGCACTGCCGGGCTCTGTGCTGGCCACCGCCCCGGCTCCCATCGACCTGCAGCAACTGGAGCAACACCCCCGTTGGCAGGCGCTGTTGCACATCAATCGCGGCGCCACCCTGCGCCAGCGCGGTAACAGTTATGTTGCCGATGATGCGTTCTTCTTGGCTGATAACGGTCGCCGCCAGCCGCGCGCCGAATTGCGCGCCTCCATCGAGCAATTGGCAGCGCCGCAGTCGCCGGCCCGCTGCCAGTTTCCGGCTCGCTACCGGTTCCTGGCTGAACAATTGCAGTGGCCGCAGGAAATGGCGCCGTTTGCCCACTGTGATGAGTACCTGGAGTGGCGTGCGGAAATCCCCACCGGCAAGGCGGTGCTGATTTTCCCCGCGGCCTATCTGAACAGCCCATCGTCGATGTTCGGTCACACCCTGCTGCGGCTCGACAGTGCCGAAGACCAGGGCGTGTGGTTGTCTTGGGCGGTGAATTTTGGCGCCCTTACGGACGGCAGCGACAACTCGATTTTCTATATTTACCGCGGCTTGGCCGGCGGTTATGACGGCTACTTCTCCATTGTTCCCTACGTCACCAAAATCCAGGATTACGCCCACCTGGAAAACCGCGATATGTGGGAATACGAGCTGACCCTGGATGACGATGAGCTGTCTTGGCTGGTGGATCATCTGTGGGAGCTGAAGGACATTCGCTTCGACTACTACTTCTTCGACGAGAACTGCTCCTTCCGGCTGCTGGAGCTGATGGAAGTAGCGCGCCCCGGTATTGGTCTGCTCGATAGCCTGCGCTTCACCGAAGTGCCGGTGAATACGGTGCGCAGCATTGACGATGCCGGCCTGATT
The sequence above is a segment of the Alcanivorax sp. REN37 genome. Coding sequences within it:
- the pip gene encoding prolyl aminopeptidase — protein: MSARLFPPLKPWYQSHVEVGDGHRLYVEQSGCEDGWPVVVVHGGPGGGCAPSMRQYFDPSRWRIILFDQRGAGLSTPMGGLEHNHTDALVSDMECLRQQLGIERWTLFGGSWGVTLSLRYAQCHPERVAALVLRGVFLCRPQDLDWLYGGGAGRLQPEAWQAFNAPIPPAQRDDLVAAYLQRLTDPEVPEAEQLLLAQAWAAWEATCATLLPSTEVSEGFQQRALALARLEAHYFRHGGFLPADGLLAGCAALPQWPVEIVHGRYDLVCPLDQAWALHQALPHSRLTVVADGGHASSEPGIQQALLDAVVRVGAQLESLQ
- the dtd gene encoding D-aminoacyl-tRNA deacylase, with the translated sequence MKVVVQRVSEAAVRVDGEVVGAIGSGLLLLVGICQHDDTAAVTRMATRILGYRLFSDEQGKMNLDVRQAGGQVLAVSQFTLSADTGRGRRPSFTRCAAPALAQPLYQQFIAALQQGGVAVERGVFGADMQVSLVNDGPVTFVLES
- a CDS encoding DUF3015 domain-containing protein, whose translation is MKRILLATALLGASVSASAVAPGGPGCGWGNMLFEGNNGLPMHLLASLVNGTSGNATFGMTTGTNGCDTSGNLTYSGKSLLAMNGVLEEVARDVAMGEGEALTALSVAMGVEATDRGHFNAVLHNNFDSIFTSENVTAAEVMANIESVLKADDALAKYSA